From the Lathyrus oleraceus cultivar Zhongwan6 chromosome 4, CAAS_Psat_ZW6_1.0, whole genome shotgun sequence genome, one window contains:
- the LOC127075888 gene encoding uncharacterized protein LOC127075888, whose translation MSSLGTSKVILEIAKFGVYVTVPIVLMNIYASNTDNNLHKFIRKKSYVEYPKDTQKPPPPEELREMVREIARKRNNP comes from the exons ATGTCATCACTGGGAACTTCAAAGGTGATTCTAGAGATCGCCAAGTTTGGGGTTTACGTTACTGTACCCATCGTTCTTATGAACATTTATGCTAGCAATACCGACAACAACCTCCACAAGTTCATCAGAAAA AAATCATACGTTGAATATCCCAAAGATACACAAAAGCCACCACCACCAGAGGAGCTTAGAGAGATGGTGAGGGAGATAGCTCGCAAAAGGAACAACCCCTGA